The following proteins are encoded in a genomic region of Phycisphaerae bacterium:
- a CDS encoding PQQ-binding-like beta-propeller repeat protein: MGRTAFWFGNGLRVVVIAVAVGCLGADRPGSRCLGDDIGGNTWTQWRGPTRDGRAADRPVWPDDLKGLKEVWRVKLSPSYSGPIVSADRIFVTETRREKEEVVRAFDRATGKQIWSARWDGAMKVPFFARENGDWIRSTPAFDGETLYVAGMRDVLVALSVADGREIWRVNFPEFYKAPLPDFGFVSSPLVIGEFVYVQAGGGFVKLNKHTGEPVWRVLVDGGGMYGSAFSSPVPAHLHGREQILVQTREKLCGVDPDSGKVLWSQVVPSFRGMNILTPTVYADGVFTSTHKNKSFFYATKQGEGDSVVLSELWTNKAQGYMSSPIVRGDHVYLHLGNGRLCCIDLRTGEQRWRSKSFGKYWSMAAQDDKVLALDERGELILWLANPAEFKLLDRRKVADADSWAHVAVCGGQVVVRDLRGLSVFDWSAATKSTP; encoded by the coding sequence ATGGGCCGTACCGCGTTTTGGTTCGGGAATGGGCTGCGAGTCGTCGTCATTGCTGTTGCGGTCGGCTGCCTGGGTGCGGATCGCCCGGGATCGAGGTGTCTTGGAGATGACATCGGCGGGAACACATGGACGCAGTGGCGCGGACCGACGCGAGACGGACGAGCTGCGGATCGGCCGGTGTGGCCCGACGACCTGAAGGGCCTGAAGGAGGTTTGGCGGGTCAAGTTGTCGCCGAGCTATTCCGGGCCGATCGTGTCGGCGGATCGGATTTTTGTCACGGAGACGCGACGAGAGAAAGAAGAAGTGGTGCGGGCGTTTGACAGAGCGACCGGCAAGCAGATCTGGAGCGCGCGGTGGGACGGCGCGATGAAGGTTCCGTTTTTTGCGAGGGAGAATGGGGATTGGATTCGTTCCACGCCGGCGTTCGACGGCGAAACGCTCTATGTCGCGGGAATGCGGGACGTGCTCGTGGCACTATCTGTGGCTGACGGCCGGGAAATCTGGCGCGTGAATTTTCCGGAGTTCTACAAGGCGCCTTTACCCGATTTTGGCTTCGTCTCTTCGCCGCTGGTGATCGGTGAGTTTGTGTACGTTCAGGCGGGCGGTGGATTTGTGAAGCTCAACAAGCACACGGGCGAGCCGGTCTGGCGCGTGCTGGTCGACGGTGGCGGGATGTACGGCAGCGCGTTTTCGTCGCCTGTGCCGGCGCATCTGCATGGTCGCGAGCAGATCCTGGTGCAGACGCGGGAGAAACTCTGCGGCGTTGATCCGGACAGTGGCAAAGTTCTGTGGTCGCAGGTGGTGCCGTCGTTTCGGGGAATGAACATCCTGACGCCGACAGTGTATGCCGATGGTGTATTCACCAGTACCCACAAGAACAAGTCGTTTTTCTATGCAACGAAGCAGGGCGAGGGCGATTCGGTGGTCCTTTCCGAATTGTGGACGAACAAGGCGCAGGGCTACATGTCCTCGCCGATCGTCCGGGGTGACCACGTCTATCTGCATCTGGGCAACGGACGACTCTGCTGCATCGATCTGCGCACAGGTGAGCAGCGCTGGCGTTCGAAGTCATTTGGGAAATACTGGAGCATGGCGGCTCAAGATGACAAAGTACTGGCACTCGACGAGCGGGGGGAATTGATACTCTGGCTGGCCAATCCGGCTGAGTTCAAGCTGCTGGATCGGAGAAAGGTCGCCGATGCGGATTCGTGGGCCCATGTGGCGGTCTGCGGCGGCCAGGTCGTTGTTCGCGATCTTCGCGGGCTGTCGGTTTTTGATTGGAGTGCAGCCACTAAGTCGACGCCGTAG
- the recR gene encoding recombination mediator RecR encodes MPDQLPPSLVRLKDEFNKLPGIGPRSAERLAFHILKSNKEEALALAGAIREVKEMVRHCRICFNLTEADPCPICTDSRRDQSQVYVVEQPKDLMLLESTGLVRGVYHVLLGHIAPLDGIEPGDLTIDALLQRVKRGGINEIILATNPTMEGEGTGLHIKSVLAGTGVQITRLARGLPSGSQIEYASRAVLQDAIEGRRSF; translated from the coding sequence ATGCCCGATCAGCTTCCGCCATCACTTGTTCGCCTGAAAGACGAGTTCAACAAGCTGCCGGGCATCGGGCCGCGCAGTGCCGAGCGTTTGGCATTTCATATTCTCAAATCCAACAAGGAAGAAGCGCTGGCGCTGGCTGGCGCAATCCGCGAAGTCAAGGAGATGGTTCGGCATTGCCGGATCTGTTTCAACCTGACGGAGGCGGATCCGTGCCCCATCTGCACGGATTCACGGCGGGATCAGTCGCAGGTCTATGTTGTCGAGCAGCCGAAGGACTTGATGTTGCTTGAATCGACAGGACTGGTTCGTGGCGTGTATCACGTCCTGCTTGGGCATATCGCCCCGCTGGACGGGATCGAGCCGGGGGATCTGACGATTGACGCTCTGCTTCAGCGCGTGAAGCGCGGGGGCATCAACGAGATCATCCTGGCGACGAATCCGACGATGGAAGGCGAGGGAACCGGTCTTCACATCAAGAGCGTCCTTGCGGGCACCGGCGTACAGATCACACGGCTGGCTCGCGGACTACCCAGTGGATCGCAGATCGAGTACGCCAGCCGAGCCGTGCTGCAGGATGCGATCGAGGGACGCCGCTCTTTCTGA
- a CDS encoding YbaB/EbfC family nucleoid-associated protein: protein MFGKLGEIGGMMKQVAQMKAKMQEMQEQAVNLRFDAESGAGMVKATVNGRMELVAVKISPDAVAGGDLEMLEDLVKASVAAAQKKAAEGMRAEMQKLTGGMNLPGLDAMLGA, encoded by the coding sequence ATGTTTGGAAAGCTCGGCGAGATTGGCGGCATGATGAAGCAGGTCGCGCAGATGAAAGCGAAAATGCAGGAAATGCAGGAGCAGGCCGTCAATTTGCGGTTTGATGCCGAGAGCGGCGCGGGCATGGTCAAGGCGACCGTGAATGGGCGGATGGAATTGGTCGCGGTGAAGATATCGCCTGATGCAGTGGCGGGTGGCGACCTGGAGATGCTGGAGGACCTGGTGAAGGCGTCTGTCGCCGCGGCACAGAAAAAGGCCGCCGAAGGCATGAGAGCCGAGATGCAGAAGCTCACAGGCGGCATGAACCTTCCGGGACTCGATGCAATGCTGGGCGCGTAG
- the dnaX gene encoding DNA polymerase III subunit gamma/tau encodes MSYTVLARKFRSQNFDEVVGQAPIVATLKNAIEQNRVHHGYLFCGTRGVGKTSMARILAKALNCHAFEGPTVKPCGACDSCVGISRGDDVDVVEIDAASNTGVDNIRELRSNAVYRPARSRFKVYIIDEVHMLSMGAFNALLKTLEEPPSHVKFIFATTETQKVPATILSRVQRFDFKSIPPDEIEGQIHSICKSEHVEIDAAAAKRLARLANGSMRDALSLLDQVLSMAGNRITTAIVDELLPAAHDELNAALIDALAANDAAEALAVIDRSLGGGATLDLWCSLLINQLRDLMVLRVAGEETDLVDVPSGLRSRLVEQSRKFDGGAYVFMITVLEELRRSVKSSGSGRALVEAAIIRLAEASNYSSIESLLGAIGQGTSSRGSAAASTRAATAPAQAIKPAPRVAASEKKNEIADERTAGSSPTSTGLESDAPAKRRPLTPGSRIIASGEPIARSDDRRDEEVRGLQQPVPPIEPAAVRAPSPAPESATIAHRTTQEDIRAAQNDPLVREVLDLFGGQIVDVRRNRQATTEGLESPGEADEDDVAS; translated from the coding sequence GACGAAGTGGTCGGCCAGGCACCGATCGTCGCGACGCTGAAGAATGCCATCGAACAGAATCGTGTGCACCACGGCTACCTTTTCTGCGGCACGCGAGGGGTCGGTAAGACCTCGATGGCCCGCATTCTGGCCAAGGCTCTTAATTGCCATGCATTTGAAGGCCCGACGGTCAAGCCATGCGGCGCCTGCGATTCATGTGTTGGAATCTCACGCGGCGACGATGTGGATGTCGTTGAGATCGACGCGGCCAGCAACACCGGCGTCGACAACATTCGCGAGCTTCGCAGCAATGCGGTGTATCGGCCGGCGAGATCGCGCTTCAAGGTGTATATCATTGACGAAGTTCACATGCTCAGCATGGGTGCATTCAACGCACTACTGAAGACTCTGGAAGAGCCGCCGAGCCATGTGAAGTTCATTTTTGCGACCACCGAAACGCAAAAGGTTCCCGCGACGATTCTCAGCCGCGTTCAGCGGTTTGATTTCAAGTCAATCCCGCCCGATGAGATCGAAGGCCAGATTCACTCGATCTGCAAGTCGGAGCATGTGGAGATTGATGCCGCCGCCGCGAAGCGCCTGGCTCGCCTTGCCAACGGCTCGATGCGCGACGCGCTCAGTCTGCTCGATCAGGTGCTCTCGATGGCGGGGAACAGGATCACAACCGCGATCGTGGATGAGCTACTTCCGGCTGCACACGATGAGTTGAACGCGGCATTGATCGATGCGCTGGCGGCCAACGACGCGGCGGAGGCGCTGGCCGTGATTGATCGGAGCCTTGGCGGTGGGGCAACGCTCGATCTCTGGTGCAGTCTGCTTATAAACCAGCTTCGTGATCTGATGGTCCTGCGCGTGGCCGGAGAGGAGACGGACCTCGTGGATGTACCATCCGGCCTGCGGTCGAGATTAGTCGAGCAGAGCCGCAAGTTCGATGGCGGCGCGTATGTCTTCATGATTACGGTGCTCGAAGAGCTTCGCCGTTCCGTGAAATCCAGCGGCAGCGGTCGAGCGCTGGTCGAGGCAGCAATCATTCGACTTGCCGAGGCGTCGAACTATTCCTCGATCGAATCGCTTCTCGGCGCGATCGGGCAGGGCACATCGAGCCGCGGCTCGGCCGCTGCATCCACGCGCGCGGCGACGGCTCCGGCACAGGCCATCAAGCCGGCGCCCCGGGTTGCCGCTTCTGAAAAAAAAAACGAGATAGCCGATGAGCGAACGGCCGGTTCCTCTCCGACTTCGACCGGGCTTGAATCGGATGCGCCTGCCAAGCGGCGACCGCTGACGCCCGGCTCGCGGATCATCGCCTCGGGCGAGCCAATCGCGCGCTCTGACGACCGCCGCGATGAAGAAGTGCGCGGCCTGCAGCAGCCGGTGCCGCCGATTGAGCCGGCCGCGGTTCGTGCACCGTCACCCGCTCCCGAATCCGCGACTATTGCGCATCGTACGACGCAGGAGGACATTCGGGCCGCGCAGAACGACCCGCTTGTTCGCGAGGTGCTGGACCTGTTCGGCGGGCAGATCGTGGATGTGCGCCGCAATCGTCAGGCGACGACGGAGGGGTTAGAATCTCCCGGCGAAGCAGACGAGGATGACGTCGCGTCGTGA